Proteins co-encoded in one Vibrio aquimaris genomic window:
- the secE gene encoding preprotein translocase subunit SecE, protein MKANNAETPDSSNGADIFKWVITFTLLAAAVVGNYLYGEMSVVIRVAGVVVLIAAALGVAATTVKGKAAIDFAKESRMEVRKVVWPTRQETMQTTFIVLAVSIVMALALWGIDGIMVRLVNFVTGV, encoded by the coding sequence ATGAAAGCAAATAATGCTGAAACTCCTGATAGCTCAAATGGCGCAGATATCTTTAAGTGGGTTATCACTTTTACTCTGTTAGCTGCCGCTGTTGTGGGTAATTACCTGTATGGTGAAATGTCTGTAGTGATTCGCGTTGCCGGTGTTGTTGTATTAATTGCAGCAGCGCTAGGTGTGGCAGCTACAACAGTAAAGGGTAAGGCTGCGATTGATTTCGCTAAAGAATCTCGTATGGAAGTTCGTAAAGTAGTTTGGCCTACACGCCAAGAAACTATGCAAACTACCTTTATCGTTTTAGCTGTAAGTATTGTAATGGCTCTAGCACTTTGGGGCATTGACGGCATCATGGTTCGTCTTGTCAACTTTGTGACTGGGGTATAG
- a CDS encoding 1,4-dihydroxy-2-naphthoate polyprenyltransferase, whose protein sequence is MKQSLSIWLDAARPKTLPLALVSILTGSVLAYSTHQASILITILAFITATLLQILSNLANDYGDALKGTDNAKRLGPVRAVQSGTVTPESMKKAIVINLVMTIVSGLTLVLYALDNLHNILLFLGLGVLAMVAAIAYTVGNKAYGYVGLGDISVFIFFGLLGVMGTFFLHTGTITPALILPAVGCGLMAVAVLNVNNMRDIENDQQCGKKTIAVRLGCRKAKHYHVLLLSGAFLAFTLYLVRQPVSIWLTLPFLLSAMFVYKHGKLVWLARQPMHIAPMMPMIVKCSLITNLLFAGVVIAQTLVS, encoded by the coding sequence ATGAAACAGTCTTTATCTATCTGGCTAGACGCCGCTCGTCCGAAAACGCTCCCACTTGCGTTAGTGTCTATATTAACGGGAAGTGTACTTGCGTATTCTACTCATCAAGCTTCCATTTTGATCACCATACTTGCGTTTATCACAGCTACCTTATTGCAAATATTGTCCAACTTGGCGAATGACTATGGTGATGCCCTTAAAGGAACCGATAATGCCAAGCGCCTTGGTCCTGTTCGCGCTGTTCAATCCGGTACCGTCACACCAGAAAGTATGAAGAAAGCGATTGTTATTAACCTCGTGATGACGATAGTGTCCGGTTTGACTCTGGTTTTATACGCCTTAGACAATTTGCATAATATTCTTCTATTCCTTGGTCTAGGTGTGCTGGCAATGGTTGCCGCAATCGCTTATACGGTCGGTAACAAAGCGTATGGCTACGTGGGTTTGGGTGATATTTCTGTATTTATCTTTTTTGGTTTGCTTGGTGTAATGGGTACTTTCTTTCTGCATACAGGAACTATTACTCCCGCTTTGATATTGCCTGCAGTAGGTTGTGGCCTCATGGCAGTGGCAGTTTTAAATGTCAACAATATGCGTGACATAGAAAATGATCAGCAGTGTGGGAAAAAAACTATTGCGGTGAGGTTAGGTTGTCGAAAAGCCAAGCATTACCATGTCTTACTTTTGTCAGGTGCTTTTCTAGCATTTACCCTCTATCTGGTGCGCCAGCCAGTCTCTATCTGGCTGACACTGCCGTTTTTGTTAAGCGCAATGTTTGTATATAAGCATGGTAAGTTGGTCTGGCTGGCCCGACAGCCGATGCATATTGCACCTATGATGCCCATGATTGTGAAATGTTCACTAATTACTAATTTATTGTTTGCAGGAGTGGTTATAGCTCAAACTCTGGTCAGTTAA
- the rraA gene encoding ribonuclease E activity regulator RraA — translation MEYNTSALCDIYSEQVDVLEPMFSNFGGSASFAGQITTVKCFEDNGLIREVLEQDGLGRILLIDGGGSLRRALIDAELASIAEENEWEGILVYGCVREVDELEDMSLGIQALASIPVGATSQGVGEVDVAVNFGGVTFLPEDYLYADNTGVIISQERLDVDLEVEEDDLLAK, via the coding sequence ATGGAATACAATACGTCGGCTTTATGTGACATTTACTCAGAACAAGTGGATGTACTTGAGCCCATGTTTAGCAACTTTGGTGGCAGTGCTTCATTTGCAGGCCAGATCACTACAGTTAAGTGTTTTGAGGACAACGGTCTGATTCGAGAAGTGTTAGAGCAAGATGGTTTAGGCCGTATTTTGCTCATTGATGGTGGTGGTTCGCTACGACGCGCACTCATTGACGCAGAGCTTGCCTCGATAGCAGAAGAAAATGAATGGGAAGGTATTCTTGTTTATGGCTGTGTACGCGAAGTTGACGAACTAGAAGATATGAGCCTAGGTATTCAAGCTTTAGCTTCAATCCCTGTTGGAGCAACATCTCAAGGTGTTGGTGAGGTAGACGTCGCGGTCAATTTTGGTGGCGTCACCTTCCTTCCAGAAGACTACCTTTATGCAGATAACACGGGCGTGATTATTTCTCAGGAGAGACTTGATGTTGATCTTGAGGTAGAGGAAGATGATTTACTAGCTAAGTAA
- the efp gene encoding elongation factor P: MATVSTNEFKGGLKIMLDNEPCVILENEYVKPGKGQAFNRVKIRKLLSGKVLEKTFKSGDTVEVADVMDIDLDYLYNDGEFYHFMNNETFEQLAADKKAVGDNAKWLVENDTCMLTLWDSNPIVVTPPNFVELEVTDTDPGLKGDTQGTGGKPATLSTGAVVRVPLFISIGEVIKVDTRSGEYVGRVK, from the coding sequence ATGGCTACTGTTAGCACAAATGAATTCAAAGGCGGTCTTAAAATTATGCTTGATAATGAGCCTTGTGTCATTCTCGAAAACGAGTATGTCAAACCAGGTAAAGGTCAAGCATTTAACCGTGTTAAAATCCGTAAACTGCTTTCAGGTAAAGTTCTAGAGAAAACATTTAAATCAGGCGACACGGTTGAAGTCGCTGATGTCATGGATATTGATCTAGATTACTTGTACAACGATGGTGAATTCTACCACTTTATGAACAACGAAACATTCGAACAGCTAGCCGCAGATAAAAAAGCGGTCGGCGATAATGCGAAATGGCTGGTTGAGAATGACACTTGTATGCTAACTCTTTGGGACAGCAACCCGATTGTCGTTACGCCACCAAACTTTGTTGAACTTGAAGTGACAGATACCGATCCTGGTCTAAAGGGCGATACCCAAGGTACTGGCGGTAAACCTGCTACTTTGTCTACAGGCGCTGTAGTTCGAGTTCCTCTGTTTATTTCTATTGGTGAAGTGATCAAGGTAGATACTCGCTCAGGTGAATACGTAGGCCGCGTTAAGTAA
- the rplL gene encoding 50S ribosomal protein L7/L12, with protein MSITNEQILDAVAEMSVMQVVELIEAMEEKFGVSAAAAVVAGGAAGGEAAAEQTEFDVILESAGGNKVAVIKAVRGATGLGLKEAKALVDGAPAPLKEGIEKDEAEALKAQLEEAGASVTVK; from the coding sequence ATGTCTATTACTAACGAGCAAATCCTAGATGCAGTTGCAGAAATGTCTGTAATGCAAGTTGTTGAACTAATCGAAGCAATGGAAGAGAAATTCGGTGTTTCTGCTGCTGCTGCTGTTGTAGCTGGCGGTGCTGCTGGTGGCGAAGCTGCTGCTGAGCAAACTGAATTCGATGTAATCCTAGAATCTGCTGGCGGCAACAAAGTTGCTGTAATCAAAGCGGTACGTGGCGCGACTGGCCTAGGTCTTAAAGAAGCGAAAGCTCTAGTTGACGGCGCTCCTGCACCTCTTAAAGAAGGCATCGAGAAAGATGAAGCTGAAGCTCTTAAAGCTCAGCTAGAAGAAGCTGGTGCAAGTGTTACTGTTAAGTAA
- the tpiA gene encoding triose-phosphate isomerase has product MRRPVVMGNWKLNGSKAMVKELLTGLNTELNGLEGVDVAVAPPALYIDLAEKLIAEGGNKIILGAQNTDLNNSGAFTGDMSPEMLKDFGATHIIIGHSERRDYHNESDQFIAKKFNFLKENGLKPVFCIGESEAQNEAGETEAVCARQINAVIDTYGVEALNGAIIAYEPIWAIGTGKAATAEDAQRIHASIRALIAEKSAAVAKQVIIQYGGSVKPENAQAYFSQPDIDGALVGGASLDAKSFAAIAKAAAAAKA; this is encoded by the coding sequence ATGCGTCGTCCTGTAGTCATGGGTAACTGGAAGCTTAACGGTAGCAAAGCTATGGTAAAGGAGCTACTGACTGGCCTTAACACCGAACTTAACGGTCTTGAAGGCGTAGATGTAGCCGTCGCTCCACCAGCACTTTATATCGACCTTGCGGAAAAGCTCATCGCAGAAGGTGGTAACAAAATTATCCTAGGTGCTCAAAATACGGACCTAAATAACAGCGGCGCATTTACAGGCGATATGTCTCCTGAAATGCTCAAAGATTTTGGAGCAACGCACATCATTATCGGTCACTCTGAGCGACGTGATTATCACAATGAGTCCGATCAATTCATTGCCAAGAAGTTTAACTTCTTGAAAGAAAATGGTCTCAAGCCAGTATTTTGTATTGGCGAGTCAGAAGCTCAAAATGAAGCAGGTGAAACAGAAGCGGTTTGCGCTCGCCAAATCAATGCGGTTATTGACACTTATGGCGTTGAAGCACTAAACGGGGCGATTATCGCATATGAACCAATCTGGGCTATCGGCACGGGTAAAGCAGCTACGGCTGAAGATGCCCAGCGTATCCATGCTTCAATCCGAGCTTTAATTGCAGAGAAAAGTGCCGCCGTTGCGAAGCAAGTAATCATTCAATACGGTGGTAGCGTTAAACCTGAGAACGCTCAAGCTTACTTCTCTCAGCCAGACATTGATGGCGCTCTCGTTGGTGGAGCCTCTCTTGACGCCAAAAGTTTCGCCGCGATTGCAAAAGCAGCAGCTGCAGCAAAAGCATAA
- the nusG gene encoding transcription termination/antitermination protein NusG, with protein sequence MSEAPKKRWYVVQAFSGFEGRVAQSLREHIKMHSMEELFGEVLVPTEEVVEMRAGQRRKSERKFFPGYVLVQMIMNDESWHLVRSVPRVMGFIGGTSDRPAPITDKEADAILNRLEKASESPRPRTMYEAGEVVRVNDGPFADFNGTVEEVDYEKSRMKVSVSIFGRATPVELEFGQVEKLD encoded by the coding sequence ATGAGTGAAGCTCCCAAAAAACGCTGGTATGTGGTTCAAGCCTTCTCTGGGTTTGAAGGCCGTGTCGCTCAGTCTCTTCGCGAGCATATTAAAATGCACAGCATGGAAGAGCTGTTTGGTGAAGTTCTTGTTCCTACTGAAGAAGTAGTCGAAATGCGTGCAGGTCAACGTCGTAAGTCTGAGCGTAAGTTCTTCCCAGGTTACGTCCTTGTTCAGATGATTATGAACGATGAATCATGGCACCTAGTACGCAGCGTACCTCGTGTCATGGGCTTCATTGGTGGTACTTCTGACCGTCCTGCACCTATCACGGATAAAGAGGCTGATGCTATCCTTAACCGTCTTGAAAAAGCGAGTGAGTCACCTAGACCACGTACTATGTACGAAGCAGGTGAAGTTGTACGTGTCAATGATGGTCCATTTGCAGACTTTAACGGTACTGTTGAAGAAGTGGATTATGAGAAGAGCCGCATGAAGGTGTCTGTTTCTATCTTCGGTCGAGCAACACCTGTTGAACTTGAGTTTGGTCAGGTTGAAAAATTAGACTAA
- the rplA gene encoding 50S ribosomal protein L1: MAKLTKRMRVIREKVDVTKEYEINEAVALLQELATAKFVESVDVAVNLGIDARKSDQNVRGATVLPHGTGREIRVAVFTQGANAEAAKEAGADIVGMEDLAEQVKKGEMNFDVVVASPDAMRVVGQLGTILGPRGLMPNPKVGTVTPNVAEAVKNAKAGQVRYRNDKNGIIHTTIGKANFSAQQIQENLEALLVALKKAKPSSAKGTFLQKVSISTTMGAGVAVDQASLNTQA, from the coding sequence ATGGCAAAACTAACTAAGCGCATGCGCGTAATCCGCGAAAAAGTTGACGTAACTAAAGAATACGAAATCAACGAAGCTGTTGCTCTTCTTCAAGAACTAGCTACTGCTAAGTTTGTTGAGTCTGTTGATGTTGCTGTTAACCTAGGCATCGATGCTCGTAAATCTGATCAGAACGTACGTGGTGCAACTGTACTACCTCACGGTACTGGCCGCGAAATCCGTGTTGCAGTGTTCACTCAAGGTGCTAACGCTGAAGCAGCTAAAGAAGCTGGCGCAGACATCGTTGGTATGGAAGATCTTGCTGAGCAAGTGAAGAAAGGCGAAATGAACTTTGACGTAGTTGTTGCTTCTCCAGATGCAATGCGCGTTGTAGGTCAGCTAGGTACTATTCTTGGTCCTCGCGGTCTAATGCCAAACCCTAAAGTTGGTACTGTAACTCCTAACGTTGCTGAAGCAGTTAAAAATGCTAAAGCAGGTCAGGTTCGTTACCGTAACGACAAAAACGGCATCATCCACACTACTATCGGTAAAGCAAACTTCTCTGCACAGCAGATCCAAGAGAATCTAGAAGCACTTCTAGTGGCTCTGAAGAAAGCTAAGCCATCTTCTGCTAAAGGTACATTCCTGCAGAAAGTAAGCATCTCTACTACTATGGGTGCTGGTGTTGCTGTTGATCAGGCTAGCCTGAACACTCAAGCATAA
- the coaA gene encoding type I pantothenate kinase, translated as MSPYLSFTRQHWAELRNSVPMTLSESDLTELQGVNEKLSMKEAVEIYLPLSRLLNLYVAARQSRNSVLNNFLDNSEKAPPFIIGVAGSVAVGKSTTARLLKELLSRWDNHPKVELVTTDGFLYPTKVLEENGILHRKGFPESYDIKRLIEFVSDVKAGKPNLEVPIYSHITYDITEDVKVVDRPDVLIIEGLNVLQSGMDYPHAPHRVFVSDFLDFSLYVDAKSDVIEQWYVERFLNFRLGAFTEQGSFFSHYTKLSVQEAEQEAHRIWRSINGINLDENILPTKGRAQLILKKGQDHTVEEILLRK; from the coding sequence ATGTCGCCATATCTCTCTTTTACTCGCCAACATTGGGCAGAATTGCGTAACTCTGTTCCGATGACGCTTTCCGAGAGCGATCTCACAGAGCTGCAAGGTGTGAACGAAAAGTTGTCTATGAAAGAGGCGGTAGAGATATACCTACCACTTTCTCGCCTACTGAATCTTTATGTTGCAGCAAGGCAAAGTCGTAACTCTGTTCTGAATAATTTTCTTGATAATTCAGAAAAGGCGCCACCTTTTATTATTGGTGTAGCGGGCAGTGTCGCGGTAGGAAAAAGCACCACAGCTCGGCTACTTAAAGAGTTACTTTCGCGTTGGGATAATCACCCAAAAGTAGAGCTTGTGACAACCGATGGCTTCCTATACCCAACGAAAGTACTCGAAGAAAACGGGATTTTACATCGTAAAGGTTTTCCAGAGTCCTATGACATTAAACGCTTGATTGAATTTGTTTCTGACGTTAAAGCTGGCAAACCCAATCTAGAAGTTCCTATCTACTCGCACATTACCTACGACATTACCGAAGATGTAAAAGTCGTTGATCGCCCTGATGTTCTTATTATTGAAGGCCTGAATGTACTGCAAAGTGGAATGGACTATCCGCATGCTCCGCATAGAGTATTTGTTTCTGACTTCCTTGATTTTTCCCTTTATGTCGATGCCAAAAGTGATGTGATTGAGCAGTGGTATGTCGAGCGTTTTCTCAATTTCCGTTTAGGCGCCTTTACAGAGCAAGGCTCTTTCTTCAGTCATTACACCAAACTAAGTGTGCAAGAAGCGGAACAAGAAGCTCATAGAATTTGGCGCTCAATTAACGGCATTAATCTTGATGAGAATATTCTGCCAACCAAAGGCCGTGCTCAGCTTATCCTTAAGAAAGGCCAAGACCACACCGTTGAAGAAATTTTATTGCGTAAATAA
- a CDS encoding 5-carboxymethyl-2-hydroxymuconate Delta-isomerase, translated as MPNLIMEYSHPVEDLVDVNRLLKALHQVALECDLFETNSVKSRSLCYQNWLVGQAGSNANFIHINFDLLDGRTQEQKKRLSFELMKVLQQEAGQVHSLTINIRDMDKECFLKVLN; from the coding sequence ATGCCCAATTTAATCATGGAATATTCTCATCCTGTTGAGGATTTGGTTGATGTCAATCGACTTCTTAAAGCACTACATCAAGTGGCGCTTGAGTGTGACTTGTTTGAGACAAACTCTGTAAAGTCACGCTCTCTTTGCTATCAGAATTGGCTTGTTGGGCAGGCAGGAAGTAATGCGAACTTCATTCATATAAATTTTGATTTACTTGATGGTCGAACTCAGGAACAAAAAAAGCGCTTGTCGTTCGAGCTAATGAAGGTTTTGCAGCAAGAGGCAGGGCAGGTTCACAGCCTAACCATTAATATCCGTGATATGGATAAAGAGTGCTTTCTAAAAGTACTTAACTAG
- the tuf gene encoding elongation factor Tu: protein MSKEKFERTKPHVNVGTIGHVDHGKTTLTAAICTTLSKVYGGEAKDFASIDNAPEERERGITIATSHVEYDTPTRHYAHVDCPGHADYVKNMITGAAQMDGGILVVAATDGPMPQTREHILLGRQVGIPYIIVFMNKCDMVDDEELLELVEMEVRELLSEYDFPGDDLPVIQGSALGALNGEEQWEAKIVELAEALDSYIPEPERAVDMPFLMPIEDVFSIQGRGTVVTGRIERGILNVGDEVAIVGIKETTSTTCTGVEMFRKLLDEGRAGENVGALLRGTKRDEVERGQVLAAPGSITPHTKFESEVYVLSKDEGGRHTPFFKGYRPQFYFRTTDVTGNIELPEGVEMVMPGDNIKMTVELIAPIAMDEGLRFAIREGGRTVGAGVVAKIFD from the coding sequence ATGTCTAAAGAAAAATTTGAACGTACGAAACCGCACGTAAACGTTGGTACTATCGGCCACGTTGACCACGGTAAAACAACTCTAACTGCAGCGATCTGTACTACTCTATCTAAAGTGTACGGCGGTGAAGCGAAAGACTTCGCATCAATCGATAACGCTCCAGAAGAGCGTGAGCGCGGTATCACAATCGCAACATCTCACGTAGAGTACGACACTCCAACTCGCCACTACGCACACGTAGACTGTCCAGGACACGCGGATTATGTTAAGAACATGATCACAGGTGCTGCACAGATGGATGGTGGTATCCTAGTTGTTGCTGCGACAGATGGCCCAATGCCACAGACTCGTGAGCACATCCTACTAGGCCGTCAGGTTGGTATCCCATACATCATCGTATTCATGAACAAATGTGACATGGTTGACGATGAAGAGCTACTAGAACTAGTAGAAATGGAAGTTCGTGAACTTCTATCTGAGTACGACTTCCCAGGTGATGATCTACCAGTAATCCAAGGTTCAGCTCTAGGTGCACTAAACGGTGAAGAGCAATGGGAAGCTAAGATTGTAGAACTAGCAGAAGCGCTAGATTCTTACATTCCAGAGCCAGAGCGTGCAGTAGACATGCCGTTCCTAATGCCGATTGAAGACGTATTCTCAATCCAAGGCCGTGGTACAGTAGTAACAGGTCGTATCGAGCGTGGTATCCTAAACGTAGGTGACGAAGTTGCTATCGTAGGTATCAAAGAGACGACTTCAACGACTTGTACAGGTGTTGAAATGTTCCGTAAGCTTCTAGACGAAGGTCGTGCGGGTGAGAACGTTGGTGCCCTACTACGTGGTACTAAGCGTGATGAAGTAGAGCGTGGTCAAGTACTAGCGGCTCCAGGTTCAATCACTCCACACACTAAGTTTGAGTCAGAAGTCTACGTACTGTCTAAAGATGAAGGTGGTCGTCACACACCATTCTTCAAAGGCTACCGTCCACAGTTCTACTTCCGTACAACTGACGTAACTGGTAACATCGAGCTACCAGAAGGCGTAGAAATGGTAATGCCAGGCGATAACATCAAGATGACTGTAGAGCTAATCGCACCAATCGCAATGGACGAAGGTCTACGTTTCGCGATCCGTGAAGGTGGCCGTACAGTAGGTGCTGGTGTTGTTGCTAAGATCTTCGATTAA
- a CDS encoding MATE family efflux transporter, translating to MQDKYGLLTAPIPQVLRQMTIPMVFGLVSILMFNLVDTFFISLIGTEALASISYTFPVTFALNCITMGIGVGLSTNIAHLLGQGKTVRAARFAAHGLLLAVTLITLVSAIGLATLHPLFSLLGASDNLLPLIDKYMTVWYLSIPLLVIPMAGNSVIRATGDTRTPAKIMILAGIINGVLDPLLIFGWGPFPKLGIQGAAIASALSWLGACVWSLYILTMRERMLILPNMGYLVEDVRLILKIGTPAALSNAMIPLSGALLMILISSQGTAAVAAYGAAQRLESILIIVLMALSSVLTPFIAQNIGAEKHQRSFAGVFISMRFALVFQMGVFIAMIPLSIPLSSLFSQEQPVRDLLWHYLLVVPFSYGFQGIAMILISGLNALHKPLKAFQWSFMRLFVFVLPSAWLGSHWLGSEGIFIGIALGNIIGGILGYLYALQLRRQHLQLAIQEQ from the coding sequence ATGCAGGATAAGTATGGCCTTTTAACAGCCCCTATTCCCCAAGTACTCAGGCAAATGACCATTCCGATGGTCTTCGGTCTGGTATCGATTCTCATGTTCAATCTTGTGGACACTTTCTTCATTTCTTTAATAGGCACCGAGGCACTCGCTTCAATCAGCTATACCTTCCCAGTTACATTCGCGCTTAACTGTATCACCATGGGCATAGGTGTAGGTTTATCAACCAATATCGCCCACTTACTCGGCCAAGGAAAAACTGTTCGTGCAGCACGGTTCGCCGCGCACGGCCTCTTGCTCGCAGTCACGCTAATTACCCTAGTATCCGCTATCGGGCTGGCAACGCTTCACCCTCTATTTTCACTCTTAGGTGCTTCTGATAACCTATTGCCTCTAATAGACAAATATATGACTGTCTGGTATCTGAGCATTCCATTACTCGTCATTCCTATGGCAGGTAACAGTGTGATCCGCGCAACAGGAGACACAAGAACACCTGCCAAAATTATGATACTAGCCGGCATCATCAACGGTGTATTGGATCCGCTACTGATATTTGGCTGGGGACCTTTCCCAAAGCTAGGTATCCAAGGCGCCGCCATCGCGAGCGCTCTCAGTTGGCTAGGTGCCTGTGTTTGGTCCTTGTATATTCTTACTATGCGAGAACGCATGCTCATACTTCCAAACATGGGATATCTTGTTGAAGATGTGAGACTTATTCTTAAGATTGGTACTCCCGCAGCACTCTCTAATGCTATGATCCCTCTTTCTGGCGCGCTATTGATGATTTTAATTTCCAGTCAGGGCACGGCTGCCGTTGCTGCTTATGGAGCCGCTCAGCGGCTTGAGTCTATTTTAATTATCGTATTGATGGCACTTTCTTCCGTCCTAACTCCTTTCATCGCACAAAATATAGGCGCAGAAAAACATCAGCGTAGCTTTGCTGGGGTGTTTATTAGTATGCGTTTTGCATTAGTTTTTCAAATGGGCGTATTCATCGCCATGATCCCGCTTAGCATTCCTCTGTCATCGCTTTTTTCCCAAGAGCAGCCTGTCAGAGATCTGCTCTGGCACTACTTACTTGTCGTACCATTTAGCTATGGCTTTCAGGGAATAGCCATGATACTTATTTCCGGACTCAACGCTCTACACAAGCCCTTGAAAGCGTTTCAATGGAGCTTTATGCGTTTATTTGTGTTCGTCCTACCCAGTGCTTGGTTAGGAAGTCATTGGCTGGGGAGTGAGGGAATATTTATTGGGATTGCACTTGGCAATATCATCGGTGGAATACTGGGGTACCTGTACGCCTTACAGCTAAGGCGACAGCATCTGCAATTGGCCATACAAGAGCAGTAA
- the rplK gene encoding 50S ribosomal protein L11, which produces MAKKVEAYIKLQVAAGMANPSPPVGPALGQHGVNIMEFCKAFNAKTESVEKGLPTPVVITVYNDRSFTFVTKTPPAAVLLKKAAGVKSGSGRPNTEKVGTVTDAQIQEIAETKAADMTGADIEAMKRSIAGTARSMGLVVEG; this is translated from the coding sequence ATGGCTAAGAAAGTTGAAGCTTATATCAAGCTGCAAGTTGCTGCTGGTATGGCAAACCCAAGTCCACCAGTTGGTCCTGCTCTAGGTCAACACGGTGTTAACATCATGGAATTCTGTAAAGCGTTTAACGCAAAAACAGAATCGGTCGAGAAAGGTCTACCAACTCCAGTTGTTATCACTGTATACAATGACCGTTCTTTCACTTTTGTAACTAAGACTCCACCTGCAGCAGTTCTTCTTAAGAAAGCGGCTGGCGTTAAGTCTGGTTCAGGTCGTCCAAACACTGAAAAAGTGGGTACGGTAACTGACGCTCAAATCCAAGAAATCGCAGAAACTAAAGCTGCAGATATGACTGGTGCTGACATCGAAGCAATGAAGCGTTCAATCGCTGGTACTGCTCGTTCAATGGGCCTAGTGGTAGAGGGTTAA
- the rplJ gene encoding 50S ribosomal protein L10 — protein sequence MALNLQDKKAIVAEVNEAASGALSAVVADSRGVEVGAMTSLRKQAREAGVYVRVVRNTLMRRAVEGTDYECLTDTFTGPTLIAFSNEHPGAAARLFKDFAKENSNFEIRAAAFEGALADAEVLATLPTYDEAIARLMMCMKEASAGKLVRTIAALRDQKEEAAA from the coding sequence ATGGCTTTAAACCTTCAAGACAAAAAAGCAATTGTTGCTGAAGTCAACGAAGCTGCCAGTGGTGCACTTTCTGCAGTTGTAGCTGATTCTCGTGGCGTTGAAGTGGGCGCGATGACATCTCTACGTAAACAAGCTCGTGAAGCGGGTGTTTATGTACGAGTTGTTCGTAACACACTAATGCGTCGTGCGGTTGAAGGTACAGACTACGAGTGTCTAACTGACACTTTCACTGGTCCTACTCTAATCGCATTCTCTAATGAGCACCCAGGTGCTGCAGCGCGTCTTTTTAAAGACTTCGCTAAAGAGAATTCAAACTTCGAGATCAGAGCTGCTGCATTTGAAGGTGCGCTAGCTGACGCTGAAGTACTAGCGACACTACCAACTTACGACGAAGCAATTGCACGCCTAATGATGTGCATGAAAGAAGCTTCTGCAGGCAAGCTGGTACGTACTATCGCAGCACTACGCGATCAAAAAGAAGAAGCTGCGGCATAA